TACGGTGCCATTCATGTAGCCTCCTTTGTCTTGTGCACTCGCGCACACGGGTTTATCGCATCCGACAACCACGAGCTTACGGATCAGCAGCGGAAAGAAAATGGAATTCTTCGCCGCCCCCCTATGACAAAAGTTCAACCCGGCCTGGATCATGAACGCATTGCAACAACGCCTGAAACTCCGTCACATCACCATCGTGGTGGACATTGCGCGGCTAGGCAGCCTGCAAAAAGCGGCTGAATCGCAGAACGTCAGTCAGTCGGCGCTTTCCAAGGCATTAGCCGAGATCGAGGCGATCGTCGGTGCGCAGCTTTTCGAACGCACGCCGAGCGGAATGCGCCCGACCATTTACGGCGAAACCCTCGTACGTCACGGCCATCTGATCGCCAGCGATGTTCAGCGTGCGGAGGCCGAACTCGAGGCGTTGCTGAATGGGGATATTGGCAACCTGTCGATAGGCATTTTCTCGCCGCTCACCTGGTGGGGTGCGCTTTCGGATTGCGTGAGCGACTTTCGGATCAAGTGGCCACGCGTGCGACTTGCGCTACGCGAAGGTCCGATGGAAATGTTGCTGGAGTGTCTCGACCAGGATCTCGTGGATATCGTGATCGGCCGGATGGCCAGTGGATTCGGCAGCGAGCTCTATAAACTCGAGATGTTGAAGCATGACATGCCCGTCTTTCTCGCCCAGCAAGGACATGCTTCGACTTTGAAGCCAGTGACGCTCCCGGAACTTCTGGACTATCCATGGATACTCCCGCCTCAGCCGAATATCATCAGGCAACAACTCGAGTTCGCGATTCGAGACATCGGACTGGCCATGCCATCGAATGTGTTGTCGTCGCAGGTTTCACCGCTCGCCTTTCGTCTGGCTAGCCAGAGCGATGCCCTCGTCCTGTCATCGGAATGCATCGCCGATGAGCTTTGCGCTCAATATCGCCTGCGACTCGTGCAGTGTGATTTGCCGCTGCATATCGGCCCCCTCGTCGCCATCACGCGTAGCGATAAACCGCTCACGCACGCATCGGCAACTTTTCTACAGGAGCTTAAAGGGCTGTTGGGCCACGCCCAAATGAAGGCGTGAGTTTGACTGCGCGCGAATGAATGCCGGACGGCCTACCGTCTGGAAGCACGCTTGAGCGTTTGTGATGGAGTCTCGCCGAAGAGTTGCTTGTAGTCGTTGGAAAAACGGCCGAGATGCGAAAAGCCCCAGTTCATCGCGATGGAAGAAACATTACGCTCGGTGCAGTCCGAAAGAATTTCGCGCCGCACCGCTTCGAGCCTGTACTTCTTCAAATAGGCCATAGGCGCATGGCCAAAGTGCTGCCCGAAGCCTTCGAACAGCTTGTAGCGTGACACGCCCGCTGCGCGCTCGATGTCTTCGAGCGCAATATTTTCACGGGCGTTGTCGTGAATGAACTGTTTCGCGCGCAACAAATAATGCGGGCACGCTGGGCGCATCGCGTCGGCAAGCGCCTGCGAGTAGTTGTGCGGCTGGGAGAGCAACAGGCCTTTG
The nucleotide sequence above comes from Paraburkholderia flagellata. Encoded proteins:
- a CDS encoding LysR family transcriptional regulator, with the translated sequence MNALQQRLKLRHITIVVDIARLGSLQKAAESQNVSQSALSKALAEIEAIVGAQLFERTPSGMRPTIYGETLVRHGHLIASDVQRAEAELEALLNGDIGNLSIGIFSPLTWWGALSDCVSDFRIKWPRVRLALREGPMEMLLECLDQDLVDIVIGRMASGFGSELYKLEMLKHDMPVFLAQQGHASTLKPVTLPELLDYPWILPPQPNIIRQQLEFAIRDIGLAMPSNVLSSQVSPLAFRLASQSDALVLSSECIADELCAQYRLRLVQCDLPLHIGPLVAITRSDKPLTHASATFLQELKGLLGHAQMKA